The following proteins are encoded in a genomic region of Acropora muricata isolate sample 2 unplaced genomic scaffold, ASM3666990v1 scaffold_735, whole genome shotgun sequence:
- the LOC136907099 gene encoding neuromedin-K receptor-like: protein MTSSFLFFSSSECIGWLTMFGIETAAIVTLNVLTIIVYLKQRRLRKRSMYLLINQAVADMFLGASVISQCWFLGSNCDFWTIRYPSVSFSSVVCVSFVFLSASLINLAAISLERTHATFRPLKHRLVKKKIFGAVIAVVWITAGLLASTRVLYVPTLTFQGSANFFISYFSFCSFCLLVIVVSYSSIAIKIVFLTQSHHHGATSRERKLTKTLLLVTVISLLLTLPFIIFIIRSNAEIYFRLSKMISLRTYFRLNYSLISLFYMSPLVNPILYAFRISEFRRALFSVLDCRSQPQPAQGFPLNQI from the coding sequence atGACTTCATCTTTCCTGTTTTTCTCTTCATCTGAGTGCATTGGCTGGCTAACAATGTTTGGCATAGAGACTGCCGCTATAGTGACGTTGAATGTCCTTACAATTATTGTTTACCTGAAACAGCGCCGCCTTAGgaagcgcagcatgtacctgtTGATCAACCAGGCAGTGGCTGACATGTTTTTGGGTGCCAGCGTGATCTCTCAGTGTTGGTTTTTAGGGAGCAATTGTGACTTTTGGACAATCCGTTATCCTAGCGTCTCGTTTTCCTCGGTTGTCTGTGTTTCGTTTGTCTTTCTATCAGCGTCATTGATAAACCTTGCAGCTATTTCTTTGGAGAGGACGCACGCGACGTTTCGTCCTTTAAAGCATCGcctcgtcaaaaagaaaatctttggagcGGTTATAGCGgttgtttggattacagctgggcTCCTCGCAAGTACTAGGGTCTTATATGTCCCGACTTTAACTTTTCAAGGAAGCGCCAACTTTTTTAtctcatatttttcattttgctcgTTTTGCCTTCTGGTTATCGTTGTTTCGTACTCGtctatagctataaaaattgtctttcTAACTCAATCTCATCACCATGGTGCAACGagtagagaaagaaaattgaccaaAACGCTGTTGTTAGTGACAGTTATATCTTTACTGCTGACGCTGCCattcattatttttataattCGTTCCAATGCGGAAATTTATTTCCGTCTTTCAAAAATGATTTCGCTTAGAACTTATTTTCGGTTAAATTATTCTCTGATCTCTCTGTTTTATATGAGCCCTCTTGTCAATCCAATTCTCTATGCATTTAGAATTTCAGAGTTCAGAAGAgctctgttttctgttttggacTGCAGATCCCAGCCACAGCCTGCTCAGGGTTTCCCTCTAAACCAGATCTAA